A segment of the Sphingomonas kaistensis genome:
CGCGGCTGGCGAGGTCCTTGGCCGACGGGGCGTAGCGTTCCATGAAGCGCTCACCGGCGGAGTTGGTGAGGTAGCCGCCTTCGCCGCGCGCGCCTTCGGTGATGAGGACGCCCGCGCCGTAGATGCCGGTCGGGTGGAACTGGACGAATTCCATGTCCTGCAGCGGCAGGCCGGCGCGGAGCACCATCGCATTGCCGTCGCCGGTGCACGTGTGCGCCGAGGTGGCGGAGAAATAGCAGCGGCCGTAGCCGCCGGTCGCAAGCACGACCGCCTGCGCGCGGAAGCGGTGGATCGAGCCATCTTCCATACAGAGGGCCATGAGGCCGCGGCATTCGCCGTCGACCATGATCAGGTCGAGCGCGAAATATTCCACGAAGAAGTCGGCGTCGTAGCGCAGGCTCTGCTGGTAGAGCGTGTGCAGCATCGCGTGGCCGGTGCGGTCGGCGGCGGCGCAGGTGCGCTGCGCGGCGGGGCCTTCGCCCATGTTCTGCGTCATGCCGCCGAATGCGCGCTGGTAGATCTTGCCTTCATCAGTGCGGCTGAACGGGAGGCCGGCATGTTCCAGCTCGTAGACCGCAGCCGGGGCTTCGCGGCAGAGATATTCGATCGCGTCCTGGTCGCCGAGCCAGTCGGAGCCCTTGACGGTGTCGTACATGTGCCAGGTCCAGTGGTCCGGGCCCATGTTGCCGAGCGACGCGGCGATCCCGCCCTGCGCGGCGACGGTGTGGCTGCGGGTCGGGAAGACCTTGGTGACGCAGGCGGTCTTCAGGCCCTTTTCGGCCGCGCCCATGGTGGCGCGCAGGCCCGCGCCGCCAGCGCCGACGACAACGACGTCATAGACATGATCGATGATCTGGTAGGCGGCACTCATGGGGGATCAGGCTCCGAACGCGATGCGGGCGAGGGCGAACAGGGCGAATGCCCCGGCCCCTACATGTAGGAAGAGGCTGACGATGTGCCACGTCATGCGGCCGCCTTCGTCACCCTGGTAATCGTCGACCACCACCTTCACGCCTTCGAGGCTGTGCTCGAAGCAGAGGTAGGTGAACAGCGCCATCGGCACGAAGCCGAACGGACCCGACAGCCAGGCGGTCAGGGTCGACTGGTCGAAGTCGGGCAGCAGCAGCAGCGAGACCAGGAACCAGGTGCCGAGCAGGAGCAGGGCGGCGCTCGACACGCGCTCCTTGATCCAGTGCTCGCCGCCGTGGCCGGCCGAGCCAAGGCCACGCACGCGGCCGAGCGGGGTCTTGCCATCGGGGATGGCGTTGCGCTCGTGCGCGCCCATTTGCTTCGGCCCGGTCATGCGCCCTTCCCCAGCAGAACGGCCCAGAACAGGGCGGTGAGCAGCACGGAGCCGATCATGGTGAGGTAGGCCATGGTCTTGTTGGTCCCGAGTTCGAAGCCGGCACCGATGTCCATGATCAGGTGGCGGATGCCGGACAGGGTGTGCTGGAAGAAGGCCCAGGTCAGCGCGACGAGGCCGACCAGGATCAGCGGCACGGGGCCGAGCTTCCAGCCGAGGAAGCCGGTGAACGTCTCCCACGATCCCGCCCCGCCGGACAGCGCCAGCAGGAACCAGGTCAGCAGGAACAGCCCGCCGACGCTGAGCGCGATTCCGGTGCTGCGGTGGAGGATGGAGACCAGCATGTGCGGACCCCACCGCCAGATGGTGAGGTGGGGCGACAACGGCCTTGCAGTATTACGCGCCATGAGACGGTCGATTGCTCCGGCAAAAGGGGCTGGAATGGATGCGCTTCGCCCTAGGCGGCGGAGCGTTGAGAGGCAAGGCAGTCCAAAGGCCCCGGGACGAGCTCGGCCTAACCGCCTCTTAACCAATGGGGGGCTAGTCCGGCGGCATCACGTTTTCGCGTCGCAGGAGAGCTGTCGCAATGCCCGCCACCCAAGCTAGTCACCAGCGCCGCCTTCGCGCGTTCGATCCGGGCGGCGACCTGCCCCAGCGGTCGGCCGCGCTGTGGACCCTGGTCGAAGGGCATGAGCGCGCGATCGCCCGCAAGTTCTGGGAGCGTTACCGCGAGCATTCGGTCGGATCGCAGACCTTCGACGACGCCAAGCTGGAGCAGCTGGCCGAGCGGATCGTGCCCTATCTGCGCAACAAGTTCCTGCGTCTGACCGAGACCAAGTGGGTCGACACCGCCAAGAGCTATGTTGAGGACGCGATGAGCGCCAACGTATCGCTCACCACCCTGCTGGCCGGCCTGTCGGGGGAAGCCGAGGCGATGGTCGAGGCGATGCGCGGGGTGGTGGACGATTCGGCCGAGCGCGCGGCCGCGGCCCGCACCATCCACGAAGTGAAAATGGTCGAGATTGACGTGTTCGTGGCCCACGCCATCCATTTCCAGGACCAGCGCCACGACGGCGAACGCCAGCAGAAGGCGGAAGAGTTCAACCGCCGCGTGGTGGCCTCGGTCGCCCGCGCCAGCAGCGACAGCGAGATGCTGCGCAGCCAGTCGAGCCAGACCGCCGCGGCGACCCGCGGCATGCTTGGCAAGACCAGCGAAGTCGCAGCAGCGGCCGAACAGTCTGCGGTGGCGATGCGCGAAGCGGCGCACACCGCGGCCGGCCTGATCCGGGCGATCGAGGACGCGCGCTCCGAAGTCGAGATTGCGGCGGGCGTGGCCAGCCGGGCCGGCGACCAGGCCGCCCAGGCGGTCAAGATCAGCCAGGCGCTGTCGACCCATGTCGAAGCGATCGAATCGATCCTCGGCCTGATCCGCGACATTGCGGGCCAGACCAACCTCCTCGCGCTCAACGCCACCATCGAGGCGGCGCGGGCGGGCGACGCCGGGCGCGGCTTCGCGGTCGTCGCCCAAGAAGTGAAGAGCCTCGCCAGCCAGACGGCGCGGGCGACCGACGACATCACCACCAAGATCAGCGCGATCACCGCCGCGACCAAGCAGACGGTGGACGCCAACAGCTCGATCCAGGGCACCGTCGAGGAGGTCGAATCCTCCGCCGACCGGATCCGCCAGGCGATGGAATTGCAGGCCCAGACGGTGACCATGATCACCGCCGCGGTCGACGAAACCGCGCTTGCCGCCGATTCGATGAGCAGCACCATTGCCGCAATCCGTGCCGACACCGAGAATGTCGCCCGCGACATCGACGGGGTGGAGCAGGGCTTCGGCCGCTTCTCCGAACAGATCGGCGAATTCAAGAACGCGACGGCGGAATTCATCTCGAAGTTCGCCGCCTGACGCTGCTGTTGGTCATTGCGGGGCAAGCTTCGCAATGACAGGGAAGGGGGATGAACATCCTCCTCACCGGCGCGAGCCGGGGCATCGGCAAGGCCGCTGCCGACGCGCTCACCGCCGCCGGGCACAACGTCATCGGCACGTCGACCAGGGGCGGTGACGGCCTGATCGCCGCCGACTTCGCCGATCCCGCCGCCGCTTCCGCCTGCTGGGCCGAAGCGGTTCGGCGGGCCGGGCGGATCGACGCGCTGGTCAACAATGCCGGCGTCTATGAAGGCATCGCCGAGGATGCGCCCGAGGCCGAGTGGCAGGCCTCCTGGGCGCGCACGCTGCAGGTCAACCTGCAGGCCGCGGCGGACCTCTGCCGACAGGCGGTCGGACATTTTCAGGCAAATGGCGGCGGTCGGATCGTCAATGTCGCAAGCCGCGCCGGCTATCGCGGCGATTCGCCCCAGCACTGGCATTATGCGGCCTCCAAGGCGGCATTGATCGCGGTGACCAAGACCATTGCGCGCGGCCATGCGGTCGAAGGCATCTATGCCTGGGGCGTGGCGCCCGGCTTCACCGTGACCGAGATGACCGAGGAATATCTCGCCAGCCGGGGCGGGGAAAAGGTGCTGGCCGACATCCCGCTCGGCCGGGTGGCGAGCGCGGCGGAGGTCGGCGAGACGATCCGCTGGCTTGCGACCGAGGCCCCGGCAAGCACCACCGGAAGCGTGATCGACGTCAATGGAGCAAGCTATGTCCGCTAGCCTGATTGCCCTTGCGCTTGCGGCGCAGCAGATCGTGGTGCCGCTGGGCGGCGCAAAGGCCGCGCCCAAATATCCCGCACCTCTGGCCACCGCCGGCCCTGCCTTCGCCCGCGCCTGCGAGGGCCGCGACGGGTGGGACGATGCCGCGCCGCCGGTCCGGGTGCACGGCAACACTTATTATGTGGGCACCTGCGGGATCACCGCGCTGCTGCTGACCAGCAAGGACGGCCACGCGCTGATCGACAGCGGGACAGAGGTCGGAGCCGACCTCGTCGCGGCCAATATCCGCAAGCTGGGTTTCAAGCCGACCGACGTAAAGTGGATCGTCCACAGCCACGAGCATCACGATCATGTCGGCGGGTTCGAGCGGATCCGGGCGCTGACGGGGGGCGATGTGGTCGCCTCCGCCGGGGCCGCTCCGGTGCTTCGGACCGGGATCATCCCCGCCAGCGATCCGCAGTCCGGGATCCTTCCCAAGATGGCGCCGGTGCCGGTGGCGCGGGTGGTTAGGAACGGCGACACGCTGCGGCTGGGCGGGATCCTGCTCAAGGCGATCGAGACGCCGGGGCATACCGCCGGGGCCTTGAGCTGGCAGTGGGTGAGCTGTGACGGGGGCGTGTGCCGGACAATGGTCTATGCCGACAGCATGAGCCCGGTCAGCCGCGACGATTACAAGTTTTCCGCGCATCCGGACCTGATCGCGACCTTCCGCGCAAGTTTCGCCAAGGTCGCGGCGCTGGAGTGCGACATCGTGCTGACGCCGCATCCGTCGGCCAGCAACATGACGGCGCGGTTCGCAGGCAAGGCGGCGCTGTTCGACCCGGCCGGGTGCAGGAATTACGCGGCGGCCAAGACCAAGGGGCTCAACGAGCGGCTGGCCA
Coding sequences within it:
- the sdhD gene encoding succinate dehydrogenase, hydrophobic membrane anchor protein, producing MTGPKQMGAHERNAIPDGKTPLGRVRGLGSAGHGGEHWIKERVSSAALLLLGTWFLVSLLLLPDFDQSTLTAWLSGPFGFVPMALFTYLCFEHSLEGVKVVVDDYQGDEGGRMTWHIVSLFLHVGAGAFALFALARIAFGA
- the sdhC gene encoding succinate dehydrogenase, cytochrome b556 subunit; translation: MLVSILHRSTGIALSVGGLFLLTWFLLALSGGAGSWETFTGFLGWKLGPVPLILVGLVALTWAFFQHTLSGIRHLIMDIGAGFELGTNKTMAYLTMIGSVLLTALFWAVLLGKGA
- a CDS encoding methyl-accepting chemotaxis protein — its product is MPATQASHQRRLRAFDPGGDLPQRSAALWTLVEGHERAIARKFWERYREHSVGSQTFDDAKLEQLAERIVPYLRNKFLRLTETKWVDTAKSYVEDAMSANVSLTTLLAGLSGEAEAMVEAMRGVVDDSAERAAAARTIHEVKMVEIDVFVAHAIHFQDQRHDGERQQKAEEFNRRVVASVARASSDSEMLRSQSSQTAAATRGMLGKTSEVAAAAEQSAVAMREAAHTAAGLIRAIEDARSEVEIAAGVASRAGDQAAQAVKISQALSTHVEAIESILGLIRDIAGQTNLLALNATIEAARAGDAGRGFAVVAQEVKSLASQTARATDDITTKISAITAATKQTVDANSSIQGTVEEVESSADRIRQAMELQAQTVTMITAAVDETALAADSMSSTIAAIRADTENVARDIDGVEQGFGRFSEQIGEFKNATAEFISKFAA
- a CDS encoding SDR family NAD(P)-dependent oxidoreductase, which codes for MNILLTGASRGIGKAAADALTAAGHNVIGTSTRGGDGLIAADFADPAAASACWAEAVRRAGRIDALVNNAGVYEGIAEDAPEAEWQASWARTLQVNLQAAADLCRQAVGHFQANGGGRIVNVASRAGYRGDSPQHWHYAASKAALIAVTKTIARGHAVEGIYAWGVAPGFTVTEMTEEYLASRGGEKVLADIPLGRVASAAEVGETIRWLATEAPASTTGSVIDVNGASYVR
- the bla gene encoding subclass B3 metallo-beta-lactamase, which produces MSASLIALALAAQQIVVPLGGAKAAPKYPAPLATAGPAFARACEGRDGWDDAAPPVRVHGNTYYVGTCGITALLLTSKDGHALIDSGTEVGADLVAANIRKLGFKPTDVKWIVHSHEHHDHVGGFERIRALTGGDVVASAGAAPVLRTGIIPASDPQSGILPKMAPVPVARVVRNGDTLRLGGILLKAIETPGHTAGALSWQWVSCDGGVCRTMVYADSMSPVSRDDYKFSAHPDLIATFRASFAKVAALECDIVLTPHPSASNMTARFAGKAALFDPAGCRNYAAAKTKGLNERLAKEAAAK